The Bacillus sp. Y1 genome includes the window TTTAACTACTTTAAGCAATTATTCGCGCAAGTAACGAATCCACCGATTGACGCGATTCGTGAAGCAATTGTTACATCAACGGTTTCTTATTTAGGAGCAGAAGGGAATTTGCTTCATCCATCAGCAGAAAATTGCCGTCGCATTCAGTTAGAAACACCGATTTTAACAAACAGCCAGCTAGAAACCTTAAAAAATGGTAAAGAGTTCAAAAGTGCTGTCATTGAAAGTGTGTTCCAAGACGATCTGGAAAGCAGTTTGAACAACCTTTGTCGTCAAGCAGAAGAAGCGATTGCAGATGGAGCGAGTTTACTGATTCTATCTGACCGTCATATTAATGAAACAACGATTGCGATTCCATCTTTACTAGCAGTGAGTACCCTTCATCAGCATTTGATTCGTGAAGGATTACGAACAAAGGCAAGTATTATTGTGGAATCTGGAGAAGTAAGAGAAGTTCATCACTTTGCTGTATTGCTTGGATACGGTGTGGATGCGATCAACCCTTATCTAGCGTTCTCGATTTATCAGCAAGCTGTTTCTGAAGGCACATTACCATACACGTATCAAGAAGCGGTGAAAAAGTACATCGTTTCTATGAATGAAGGCGTTGTGAAGGTTATGTCAAAAATGGGGATTTCAACGGTACAAAGTTACCGTGGCGCTCAAATTTTTGAAGCGGTTGGAATCAGCTCTGATGTGATCGACCGTTATTTCACGGGAACTGTTTCACAGCTTGGAGGAATTGGGTTAGACACGATCGCTGAAGAAGCGAAGCTGCGTCACGCGGAAGCTTACTCTCCATTATCTGACCATACGTTAGAGTCCGGCAGTAACTTCCAATGGAGACATGACGGCGAACACCATGCCTTTAATCCAGGAACGATTCATACGTTGCAATGGGCTTGCCGTAACGGTGATTATGAATTATTTAAAAAATATTCTACACTTGCCAATGAAGAAAGACTCGGCTTTTTACGTAACTTATTCTCTTTCAATGGTTCAAGACAACCGTTACCAATTGAAGAAGTAGAAAGCGTGGATTCAATCGTTCGCCGCTTTAAGACAGGTGCGATGAGCTTTGGATCAATTAGTAAGGAAGCACACGAAACATTAGCTATTGCCATGAACCGTTTAGGTGGAAAAAGCAATAGCGGTGAAGGTGGAGAAGACGCTAGCCGATTTGTTCTTGATGAAAATGGTGACAACCGTGGAAGTAGGATTAAGCAAATCGCTTCTGGTCGATTTGGTGTGAAAAGTCATTACCTTGTGAACGCTGAAGAGCTGCAAATTAAAATGGCTCAAGGAGCGAAGCCTGGTGAAGGCGGACAGTTAATGGGGAAAAAGGTGTATCCATGGGTAGCAGATGTTCGTGGTTCAACACCTGGTGTTAGCTTAATTTCACCTCCACCACATCATGACATCTACTCGATTGAAGATTTGGCCCAGCTAATTCATGATTTGAAAAATGCCAATCGTCAAGCGCGAATCAGCGTGAAGCTTGTATCGAAGGGCGGAGTTGGAACGATTGCTGCTGGTGTAGCAAAAGCTGTAGCTGACGTAATCGTGATTAGCGGATACGACGGTGGAACAGGTGCGTCACCAAAAACAAGTATTCAGCACGCTGGATTACCTTGGGAACTTGGTTTAGCAGAGGCACATCAAACGCTAATGCTTAACGGATTACGCGACCGTGTGGTTCTTGAGACAGACGGAAAATTAATGACTGGTAAAGACGTAGTCATGGCGGCATTATTAGGTGCTGAGGAATTCGGCTTTGCTACTGCACCATTAGTAGTTCTTGGCTGTGTCATGATGCGTGTGTGTCATTTGGATACATGTCCAGTAGGGATTGCGACTCAAAATCCAGAGCTTCGTAAAAAGTTCACAGGCGAAGCAGATTATATCGTGAACTACATGCGCTTTGTGGCACAAGAAGTTCGTGAGATGATGGCGGAGCTTGGCTTTAGATCGGTGGAAGAAATGGTTGGACGTACCGATGTATTAACGGTAAGTGAACGTGCAAAATCACACTGGAAGGCGCAACATTTAGATTTAACAGCATTGCTGCACAAGCCTGAAGGAGCAACAACCTTTAAACACCCTCAAAATCATCGAATTGACGAAAGTCTTGATATAAAGCATATCCTACCGGCTGTTCAAAAAGCATTAGAAGACGGAACACCTGTAGAAGCAAGCTTCCCGATTACAAACGTGAATCGTGTAGCGGGTACGATTGTTGGAAGTGAAATCTCGAAACGTTATGGTGAAGTTGGTCTTCCAGAGGATACGATTTCGTTAAAGTTTAACGGATCAGCTGGTCAAAGCTTTGGTGCGTTTGTACCTAAGGGAATGACACTTGAATTAACGGGTGACGCGAACGATTATGTTGGAAAAGGACTTTCTGGCGGAAAAATCATCGTGAAAGCTGATGAACATACAAAGATCGCTTCAGGCGAGAATGTCATCGCAGGAAATGTTGCCTTCATTGGAGCTACCAGCGGTGAAGCGTATATTAACGGACGTGCCGGAGAACGTTTTGCTGTTCGTAATAGTGGCGTACATGTAGTGGTTGAAGGAATTGGTGACCATGGCTGTGAATATATGACAGGTGGACGCGTCGTTATTTTAGGGGATGTAGGGAAAAACTTCGGAGCTGGAATGTCTGGTGGAATTGCCTATGTTTATACAGAGGACGAGAAAGCATTTAAGAATCTAACCAACCAAGAAATGATTGAATTTGAAGCAGTATCCTCTCCTACTGAAGAGGATGAGCTAAAAACATTAATACAAAACCATTACCGCTACACAGAGAGTGTGAAGGCGAGTTGTATTCTAGAAGACTGGGCAAAATGTGTCAGAAAATTTGTCAAAGTCATTCCAAAAGATTACAAACGAATGATCACTTTGATCGACGAGCAAAAACTAGCAGGATTATCGGAAGAAGAAGCCGTCATGAGCGCCTTTATAGCGAATTCCGGAGCAACAACAAAACCATCGAAACAGCAGGAAGCTGCCATCCGCTAAGAAAGGGGAGTAAAAAACATGGGAAAAGCAACAGGATTTATGGAATATGCTCGTGAAAAAGCAGCAGAAAGAGATCCATTACAAAGACTAAATGATTGGAAAGAACATAAACTTCCTATTTCTGATGAGAAATTAAGTACACAGGGGGCGCGGTGTATGGACTGCGCCACTCCCTTCTGTCATATCGGTATGGAAATTGGGGGAGCTACTTCTGGGTGTCCGATTCATAACTTGATTCCTGAGTGGAATGATCTTGTGTATAAAGGCCGTTGGAAAGAAGCTCTAGATCGCTTGTTAAAAACCAATAATTTCCCAGAGTTTACAGGGAGAGTATGTCCGGCACCTTGTGAAGGTTCTTGTACTGTGGCCCTTTACGACCCGGCAGTTACGATCAAAAATATTGAACAAGCGATTATCGATAAAGGCTTTGAAAACGGGTGGATTACACCGCGAATTCCTGCTTCACGCTCTGGGAAGAAAGTGGCGATCATCGGTTCTGGCCCTGCCGGTTTAGCAGCAGCGGACCAACTGAATCAAGCCGGTCACTCGGTTACTGTGTTTGAACGTGCCGACCGTCCAGGAGGCTTGCTCATGTACGGAATTCCAAACATGAAGCTTGAAAAAGAAGTGGTTGAACGCCGCATTCGTTTATTAACGCAAGAAGGAATCGACTTCGTGATAAATACAGAAGTGGGCAAGGATATTCAAGCTTCTGAACTTCAAGAACAATTCGATTCGGTCATCCTTTGTACAGGGGCGCAAAGACAACGTGATTTAGTGATTGAAGGCCGTGAAGCAAAGGGTATTCACTTTGCGATGGATTATTTAACTCTATCAACGAAAAGTCTATTAGATTCGAATTTTGAAGATGGGAACTTCATCGACGTGGAAGGCAAAGATGTGATCGTAATCGGTGGCGGAGACACAGGTGCTGACTGTGTGGCAACCGCTCTTCGTCAAAAATGCCGCAGCGTTGTTCAGTTCGGGAAACATCCACAATTGCCAGCACAACGTACGTCTGATAACTTATGGCCTGCATATCCAAATGTGTTTACCATGGATTATGCGTATAAGGAAGCAGAAGCGAAATTTGGAGAAGATCCTCGTCAATACTCGATTCAAACAAAGAAGATCGTTTCCGATGAGAATGGGAATTTGAAAGAGCTTCACACAATCCAAATGGAAAAACTAAAAGATGAAAACGGACGTTTTTACTTTAAAGAAATTCCAGGCACGGAAAAAGTATGGCCAGCTCAGTTTGTGTTTATCGCGATTGGCTTTGAGGGAACAGAGATGCCTCTGTTAAGCCAATTCGGAGTAGAATCAGTTAATCAAAAGATTAAAGCTACTAAAGGTGATTACAAAACAAACGTAGAAGGCGTGTTCGCTGCTGGCGATGCAAGAAGAGGACAAAGCCTGATCGTTTGGGCGATCAACGAAGGTAGAGAAGTGGCAACCGAAGTTCACAAATACTTGATGGTGTAATATCAAACAAATGTAGGCTGCTTTGGCAGCCTATTTTTTTCTATAATTCCTGTAATCCGTTAATCCATTAAACTACTTATTCCTTGCATTACGGAATACGTTTATGTTAAAAATAACAAATGGGCAATTCAAGAATTGCTAGAACATGATTAATAGAGGTACATCATATGAACAAAACAGATTTAATCTACTCAATAGCTAAAAAATGTGACTTACCAAAAAAACACTCAAGAAAAGTAGTAGACATTATTATAGATAGCATATCAACTTCATTAGCAGGTGGCGATCAGGTACAATTATTTGGTTTCGGAAACTTTGAAACGCGTGAACGAGCGGAGAGAAAAGGGAGAAACCCGAAAACGGGGGAAGAGATAACGATTCCAGCTACTAAATATGCCGTGTTTAACCCCTGTAAAGAGTTGAAAGATGCCTTGAAATAGGGCATTTCATAAAAGTAACCTCATAGGAAAACGCTGCTGACTTTGATTTCAGCAGCGTTTTTTATTTATTGAAAGACTTCCACATAATATTTTTCGTGTCTTCAATGAGTGAAAAAAGAGTTTTTACGCCCAACAAAAACATATTGACAAATAATTCTAAACATTCTAAAATCAACCTTGTAATCGATTACATTTATCTTCAACCTATCAACTATACTGAAAGTGGGAAGTATCATGGCAAATATTCAACAGGTAGCGAAAACTGCGGGTGTGTCAGTGGCTACGGTTTCCAGGGTACTTAACAAGGCTACGTCAGTAACTCCAGAAACTAGACTGAAAGTGGAACAGGCGATCAAGGCTCTTAACTATGAACCTAGTATGCTAGGTAGAAATTTAAGGAACTCTGAAAGTCGGCTTTTACTTGTTCTAATCCCCAGTATCTCCAATCCTTTTTACACAGAAATTATCAATGGGATCCAGAATATCGCAATTGCTAATCTTTACAATATTCTCCTTTGCGAAACCGATTCTAATCCGGAACGAGAGAACATTTATTTTCACATGGTCAAAAATAAAGTGGCCGATGGCGTGATTTCCATGGATCCTACCGTCAATATGCAAAAGCTGAACGAACTAGCTGAGAATCATTCCGTGATTTTATGCAGTGAGTATGAAGAAGGTGGTTGTATTCCATACGTCACGATTGATAACGAATTAGCTGCTTATCATGCCGTGAAGCATTTAATTCAATTGGGTATGGACCAAGTGGCGTTAATCAATTCAGATGAAAAATTCTTATATGCTCGTCAACGTAGAAATGGATATGAAAGAGCGTTAAAAGAGTTTCAGCTCCCAATTCGTGAAGAATGGATCTATAACACGGATCAGCTCGACTTTCAACACGGTGTGCAAGCCATGAGACGGTTGCTTCAATTAGAAGAAAGACCCACCGCGGTGTTCGCAGTTTCTGACACCTTAGCCATCGGTGCATTAAAAGAGTTAAACACAAGTGGTTTGCGTGTTCCCGAGGAGATAGCAGTGGTAGGCTTTGATAAGATTAGTTTTTCTAACATGACCAATCCCACTCTAACGACGGTTTCTCAGCCCATGTATCAAATGGGGTGTACGGCAGCCACCATGTTGATTAATCAGATCAAGGGCAACAAAGTGGAGAGTATCATTTTGGAGCATGAATTAATTATACGAGAATCCACAATGGGATAAAGGGGCTCATACGTGGTGTTAGAAACAAAAAGGAGGGACAAAATTGGGGATAAAAGTAGGGATTATTGGCTGCGGGTCCATTGCTAAATACCGACATGCACCAGAGTATCAAGCCAATCCGCATGTGGATGAAATCATCTTCTTTGATCGTAATCTGGAAAGAGCGAAAGCGCTCGCTCTCAAATTTGGAGGTCGTGCGGTAGAAAGAGTCGAGGAGCTATACAACGATACAACCATTATAGCCATCAGCGATTGTTCCTCCAATGAAACCCATCATATCCACTCTACTCAAGCCTTGTTAAATGGAAAGCATGTGTTATGTGAAAAACCGTTAGCGATTTCTGTAAAAGAAGCGGAGAAAATACTCGAGGCCGAGCGAAAAACGGGAAAGAAATTAATGGTTGGCCATAATCAAAGATTCACAAAAGCTCACCAAAAAGCAAAGGAGATGATTGATAAAAAGGAATTAGGAGAGGTGTTAACCTTTCAAACCACCTTTGGTCATCAAGGACCCGAAACTTGGGGAGTAGACAAATCCAATGCCACCTGGTTTTTTAAAAAAGATCGGTCCCACTCGGGGGTAGTAGGCGATTTAGGTATTCATAAAATTGATTTAATTCATTACCTTTTATCCGATGAAATCGATGAAATACGTGGCTTTCATGGGTCACTTGATAAAGTAAACGAATCTGGTCAGCCTATCGAAGTATGTGACAATGCCGTTTGTGTAATGAAGACAAAAAAAGGTCGGTTAGGTACCGCGTTATTTTCTTGGACGAATTACGGATCCGAAGATAATTCTACGACCATCTACTGTCAAAAAGGGATTATGAAGCTCTACCAACATCCGAAATATCAGTTGATCCTTGAAACAAAGGACGGGGAGGTGAGGAGATATGAACTCGAACCGATCCAGACCAATGACAACCAAACCAATAGCGGAGTCATAAATTCCTTTATCGAAGCCATTATTAAGGATAAAGAACCATTGGTTACCGGCCAACAAGCGCTTGCCACATTAAGAGTTATTGAGAAACTACTTAGCTCTTAATACAATCATCTACTTAATATTCCCACCAAATATACTTTTTATCTATCACACCAAATATCAATACTATATAAGTAAATTCGGAACAAACTTTTATACTATTTTTGTAAACGATTTCATACTCTGGTTATAGGTATATGTTATCGCTTGTGTCAGATTTAGTAGTCATCCATTACCTAGTAGACGGGAGGGTGGATATGTTACAACAGCTAACCATTAATTCGAATACGTACCATGGTTTTTCACTAGAGGACGCGGTGGTTGGAGCAAGGAAAGCAGGATTTACACAAATCGAGTTAGCAGCGGTGAAAGACCATACGGCACATGTGATACCGGACATGTCGAGGAAACAGCTAGAAGAGATTAAGTTCTTACTGAAGACCAACGGAATGACATGTGTAGGAATTGGCGCACATAGCAACGTGATGACCGAAGAAGGAAGAGAAAATCTAATAAGAAGCATTGACTTAGCCGTGGAATTGGATTGTAAATATATCATTACCGCAACAGGGGACGCACATAACGATACAGATAAAATTGAGGATGAAGAGGCTCTAGCTAAGAACCTGGAACCATTGATTGAAAAATGTGAGAAGAGAAATAAGATGCTTCTCCTTGAAACACACGGAAATAATTATGCAACAGGTGGTTCTCTAAAAAAACTCGCTCAAAAGTTAAATAATCGCGTGAAAATCAATTATGATACGGCGAATGTCCTATTTTACGCGAATATTCTTCCCTATGAGGACTTAGAGGCTTCTGTTGAGTACGTTGAATTTATTCATTTAAAAGATAAACTGGGTTCTTATCAAGAATGGAACTTTCCAGCGATTGGGGACGGATTTTTGGACTTTCCAAGATTATTTCGCACACTTAAACAAGCAAATTATCAAGGTCCGATTAGTGTGGAAATTGAATTTACTCCGTCAGGACCCACAGACCTAGACGAAGTCAACGAAAGTGTCATCAAGTCTTTCAACTATCTTTCAAACATTTTTAAAGAGTAAGAGGTTGAAAGGAGGAACTATGAAGAATATCGGACTTGTAGGGTTGGGGTTCATTGGGAAAACACATCTAGAAGCGTATCAGCATATGGAGAATGCAGAGGTAAAGGCCATTTACACGCGAAAGGGAGGGGATAACGATGGTGTAGCTACAACGTATCCCTTTGTGGAAGAATACGAGGACTTACTAGCTAATAAAGATATTGATATTGTTGACATTTGCTTACCCACATTTTTACATGAAGAATACATCCTAAAGGCAGCAAATGCCGGAAAGCATATCATTTGCGAAAAGCCGCTCACGTTAACCGTTGACTCAGCCCTTCGGATCTTACAAGAAGTCAACAGAAAACAAGTAAGGTTATTTGTTGGCAATGTGCTTCGGTTTTGGTCAGAATACGAACTCATCAAATCCTACAGCGAAAGTGACCTTTTAAAAGATATCGAACTGGTTCATGCCAAACGTTTAGGGCAAGTACCTGCATGGAGCAACTGGTTTCAATTCCCGAAAAAAAGTGGCGGTGCACTATTTGATCTACATATCCATGACATCGATTTTGTTTCTTATCTATTAGGGAAAGTAGAATCGGTTTATGCCGTTGGAACGAAGAACAGCTATGGTGCATGGGACCATGTGATGACGACTCTTACGTTTCAAAATCAAAGCAAGGCTTTTGTGGAAGCTTCTCAAAGAATGCCAAATGGCTACCCCTTTACCATGTCCTTTCGGGCACAAACCAGTCAAAGTGTACTAGATCTTCATATCAAGGCTGGTGAAAATATTGAACACAGAAATAACAGCGACCATCAGTTTTGGTATTACACCCATCAGAAGAAAGTACCGGTTACACTAAATTCTAGCGATGCCTTTCAGAAGGAACTCTCTTACTTTGTAAATTGTATAGAAAAAGGGGAAGAGAACCATGTCATACCAAATGAAGAGGTGTTATATACACTACAGTTACTAGAGGCGATTGAACGTTCCTTGGAAACAAAAAGTGTAATTAGGCTATAAAATTTTTATGAAGGCGATTGTTTGTCAGTCTATTGATTCCAAGTTAACCATTTTAAGGAGGTAATTTGATATGAAAAAAGCTTTCAAGCCATTCATGATACTCCTATTAATATTGGTCACTTTTCTCAGTGCATGTGGTGCAGAATCAACGGGTAACAATACCAACACAGATAATGAAAATGATTCCGGTGAAGATAAGAAAAAGATTGGAATTCTCGCACCGGCCGTTACACATGGATGGGTGGCAGCCGTTGCTTATCATGCGGAGGAACGGGCGAAGGAACTTTCGGATGAAATTGAATACCAAATTCAAACGAGTAGCAATGCAGCAGAAATGACTTCTCAACTAGATGATTTAATGACATGGGGGGCTGAGGCAATCGTTGCCTTTCCGCAATGGGAAGGGATGGAAGTACCGATTCAGAGAGCCCTTGACGAGGGGATTGAAGTGATCAACTTTGATATTGCCATTGATGCAGAAGGCGTCTATCGTGTGTCTGGGAACAATGAAGATATGGGAATTCAAGGTGCCAACTATATCGTTGACAAAATTGGGACCGAAGGAAATGTAGTCATCCTGGAAGTTCCGACATCTGGTTCGGTTTCGGAGTTAAGAAAGAAAGGCTTTGTTGAGACCATCGAAAAAATAGCACCTAATCTGAATGTATCTACCTATGCCACACAATTTACACGAGAAGATGGACTAAAGGATTTTGCTGATATCCTCACCAGTAATAAACAAATTGATGCCGTGTATTCTATGGACGACGAAACTTCCATCGGAGTGTTACAAGCGATCAAGGAAGCCGGAAGAACGGATATCAAGGTCGTAACAGGCGGGGGAGGAATGCAGGAGTATTTTAAAATGATGCCAGAAAATAAAGAGATCTGGATTCAATCTGCTCTTTACAGCCCAGCGATGGTAAAAGATGCGGTAGATGTTGCGCTTAAGGTGTTAAAGGGTGAGGAAGTAGAAGAGGTTACGATTATTCCGACAACCATCGTGGATAGAGAAAATTATACCGAGTTCCTTGACGACAAATCTCCGTACTAAGATTTTCGAAGCAAAGAAACTAAGAAAAGAGAGGTTATGGCAGAGCTATAGCCTCTCTTTTCATCAAGAATATGGGTGATGAGATGATCATTAAAATGGAAGAGATTACAAAGTCTTTTGGAAGTAATAAGGTACTCAAACAGGTGACTTTTACAATAGAGGGCGGAGACATTTGTGCCTTGCTCGGTGAAAATGGTGCCGGAAAATCTACACTTATGAATATCCTCGGGGGAGTGCATCAGATGGATTCGGGTACGATCTCCATCGATGGGGAACAAGTGGAGTTTAGTCATCCTAAACAATCTCAAGTAGCGGGAATTGCTTTTATTCATCAAGAGCTCAACCTGATTAATGACCTGCCAATCTATGAAAATATGTTCCTTGGCAGAGAATTACTAACAAAAAGGGGACGTCTAGACCTCGAAAAAATGTATCAAGAAACCCTGAAGATGTTTCAGAAAATGAAGATCGATCTAGACCCAAACACCATGGTTCGTGATCTCGATTCTTCCTATAAACAAATCGTTGAAATATGCCGAGCGATGATGACGAACGCATCAATTATTATCATGGATGAGCCAACCACTTCACTAACGGACCAGGAAACGGAACGCGTGTTTGAAATGATGAAAACACTAAGAGACCACCAGGTGGGCATCATTTTTATCTCACATAAATTAAATGAGGTTATGCAGGTGTGTAATCGATATGTGGTACTAAGAGATGGACATCTGGTCGCAGATGGGAACGTGAGTGAGGTCACAATTCCTAATCTTGCACGCTTAATGGTTGGGCACGAAGTAAGATCAGAGAGCTTAAGAAGAAAGAAACATCTTGGTGATGAGATATTGCGTGTTGAAGGACTTACGAGTGTTCCATTCTTTAAGGATATACACTTTTCCATTAAGGCTGGTGAGATTGTTGGTGTGACCGGGCTCCTTGGTGATGGTCGAAGCGAACTTTTTCAATCCATTTTTGGAGCAAACCACATCACATCCGGACAAATGTTCCTTCATGGGAAGCTAGTAAAAATTACGAGTCCCGCTCAAGCCCTAGAGGAAGGAATTGCGTATCTTCCAAGAAATAGAAAGGAAAACGCCATTCTCAAAGATATGGATATTTTTGAGAATGCCTCCATTGTGACGTGGCCAACCTTCGCTAAACATGGTGTCATAAACATTAAAAAACATGAGAAAACATT containing:
- the gltB gene encoding glutamate synthase large subunit yields the protein MTYHQLPKAQGLYRPEFEHDACGIGLYAHIKGNATHDIVAKGLSMLCQLDHRGGQGSDPLTGDGAGLMVQIPDLFFRKECSDMNLPEKGKYGVGMLFFSKDDREREEIEAYINKIIEQEGQTVLGWRNVPVDAGKIGVTAQESCPVVRQVFVGDNEGDSLAFERKLYVIRKQAENWAKGSDYRFYFASFSSRTIVYKGLLTPEQVDQFYLDLQDESFVSAFALVHSRFSTNTFPSWERAHPNRYLIHNGEINTLQGNIHWMKARETQFISEAFGSDLEKVLPILDTDGSDSSILDNALEFMVLAGRKPAHAAMMLVPEPWSNNPHITDEKRAFYEYHSSLMEPWDGPSAISFTDGKQIGAVLDRNGLRPARYYVTEDDYIIFSSEVGVIDVEPEKVLYKERLQPGKMLLIDLEEGRIISDEEVKSEMAQAQPYQQWLNEELVRLEDSVESEGEVPEDIIVRQKAFGYTYEDIQKYIIPAVSEGKDPLGAMGNDMPLAVLSDRPQNLFNYFKQLFAQVTNPPIDAIREAIVTSTVSYLGAEGNLLHPSAENCRRIQLETPILTNSQLETLKNGKEFKSAVIESVFQDDLESSLNNLCRQAEEAIADGASLLILSDRHINETTIAIPSLLAVSTLHQHLIREGLRTKASIIVESGEVREVHHFAVLLGYGVDAINPYLAFSIYQQAVSEGTLPYTYQEAVKKYIVSMNEGVVKVMSKMGISTVQSYRGAQIFEAVGISSDVIDRYFTGTVSQLGGIGLDTIAEEAKLRHAEAYSPLSDHTLESGSNFQWRHDGEHHAFNPGTIHTLQWACRNGDYELFKKYSTLANEERLGFLRNLFSFNGSRQPLPIEEVESVDSIVRRFKTGAMSFGSISKEAHETLAIAMNRLGGKSNSGEGGEDASRFVLDENGDNRGSRIKQIASGRFGVKSHYLVNAEELQIKMAQGAKPGEGGQLMGKKVYPWVADVRGSTPGVSLISPPPHHDIYSIEDLAQLIHDLKNANRQARISVKLVSKGGVGTIAAGVAKAVADVIVISGYDGGTGASPKTSIQHAGLPWELGLAEAHQTLMLNGLRDRVVLETDGKLMTGKDVVMAALLGAEEFGFATAPLVVLGCVMMRVCHLDTCPVGIATQNPELRKKFTGEADYIVNYMRFVAQEVREMMAELGFRSVEEMVGRTDVLTVSERAKSHWKAQHLDLTALLHKPEGATTFKHPQNHRIDESLDIKHILPAVQKALEDGTPVEASFPITNVNRVAGTIVGSEISKRYGEVGLPEDTISLKFNGSAGQSFGAFVPKGMTLELTGDANDYVGKGLSGGKIIVKADEHTKIASGENVIAGNVAFIGATSGEAYINGRAGERFAVRNSGVHVVVEGIGDHGCEYMTGGRVVILGDVGKNFGAGMSGGIAYVYTEDEKAFKNLTNQEMIEFEAVSSPTEEDELKTLIQNHYRYTESVKASCILEDWAKCVRKFVKVIPKDYKRMITLIDEQKLAGLSEEEAVMSAFIANSGATTKPSKQQEAAIR
- the gltD gene encoding glutamate synthase small subunit, coding for MGKATGFMEYAREKAAERDPLQRLNDWKEHKLPISDEKLSTQGARCMDCATPFCHIGMEIGGATSGCPIHNLIPEWNDLVYKGRWKEALDRLLKTNNFPEFTGRVCPAPCEGSCTVALYDPAVTIKNIEQAIIDKGFENGWITPRIPASRSGKKVAIIGSGPAGLAAADQLNQAGHSVTVFERADRPGGLLMYGIPNMKLEKEVVERRIRLLTQEGIDFVINTEVGKDIQASELQEQFDSVILCTGAQRQRDLVIEGREAKGIHFAMDYLTLSTKSLLDSNFEDGNFIDVEGKDVIVIGGGDTGADCVATALRQKCRSVVQFGKHPQLPAQRTSDNLWPAYPNVFTMDYAYKEAEAKFGEDPRQYSIQTKKIVSDENGNLKELHTIQMEKLKDENGRFYFKEIPGTEKVWPAQFVFIAIGFEGTEMPLLSQFGVESVNQKIKATKGDYKTNVEGVFAAGDARRGQSLIVWAINEGREVATEVHKYLMV
- a CDS encoding HU family DNA-binding protein gives rise to the protein MNKTDLIYSIAKKCDLPKKHSRKVVDIIIDSISTSLAGGDQVQLFGFGNFETRERAERKGRNPKTGEEITIPATKYAVFNPCKELKDALK
- a CDS encoding LacI family DNA-binding transcriptional regulator, whose protein sequence is MANIQQVAKTAGVSVATVSRVLNKATSVTPETRLKVEQAIKALNYEPSMLGRNLRNSESRLLLVLIPSISNPFYTEIINGIQNIAIANLYNILLCETDSNPERENIYFHMVKNKVADGVISMDPTVNMQKLNELAENHSVILCSEYEEGGCIPYVTIDNELAAYHAVKHLIQLGMDQVALINSDEKFLYARQRRNGYERALKEFQLPIREEWIYNTDQLDFQHGVQAMRRLLQLEERPTAVFAVSDTLAIGALKELNTSGLRVPEEIAVVGFDKISFSNMTNPTLTTVSQPMYQMGCTAATMLINQIKGNKVESIILEHELIIRESTMG
- a CDS encoding Gfo/Idh/MocA family protein gives rise to the protein MGIKVGIIGCGSIAKYRHAPEYQANPHVDEIIFFDRNLERAKALALKFGGRAVERVEELYNDTTIIAISDCSSNETHHIHSTQALLNGKHVLCEKPLAISVKEAEKILEAERKTGKKLMVGHNQRFTKAHQKAKEMIDKKELGEVLTFQTTFGHQGPETWGVDKSNATWFFKKDRSHSGVVGDLGIHKIDLIHYLLSDEIDEIRGFHGSLDKVNESGQPIEVCDNAVCVMKTKKGRLGTALFSWTNYGSEDNSTTIYCQKGIMKLYQHPKYQLILETKDGEVRRYELEPIQTNDNQTNSGVINSFIEAIIKDKEPLVTGQQALATLRVIEKLLSS
- a CDS encoding sugar phosphate isomerase/epimerase family protein codes for the protein MLQQLTINSNTYHGFSLEDAVVGARKAGFTQIELAAVKDHTAHVIPDMSRKQLEEIKFLLKTNGMTCVGIGAHSNVMTEEGRENLIRSIDLAVELDCKYIITATGDAHNDTDKIEDEEALAKNLEPLIEKCEKRNKMLLLETHGNNYATGGSLKKLAQKLNNRVKINYDTANVLFYANILPYEDLEASVEYVEFIHLKDKLGSYQEWNFPAIGDGFLDFPRLFRTLKQANYQGPISVEIEFTPSGPTDLDEVNESVIKSFNYLSNIFKE
- a CDS encoding Gfo/Idh/MocA family protein; this translates as MKNIGLVGLGFIGKTHLEAYQHMENAEVKAIYTRKGGDNDGVATTYPFVEEYEDLLANKDIDIVDICLPTFLHEEYILKAANAGKHIICEKPLTLTVDSALRILQEVNRKQVRLFVGNVLRFWSEYELIKSYSESDLLKDIELVHAKRLGQVPAWSNWFQFPKKSGGALFDLHIHDIDFVSYLLGKVESVYAVGTKNSYGAWDHVMTTLTFQNQSKAFVEASQRMPNGYPFTMSFRAQTSQSVLDLHIKAGENIEHRNNSDHQFWYYTHQKKVPVTLNSSDAFQKELSYFVNCIEKGEENHVIPNEEVLYTLQLLEAIERSLETKSVIRL
- a CDS encoding ABC transporter substrate-binding protein, translating into MKKAFKPFMILLLILVTFLSACGAESTGNNTNTDNENDSGEDKKKIGILAPAVTHGWVAAVAYHAEERAKELSDEIEYQIQTSSNAAEMTSQLDDLMTWGAEAIVAFPQWEGMEVPIQRALDEGIEVINFDIAIDAEGVYRVSGNNEDMGIQGANYIVDKIGTEGNVVILEVPTSGSVSELRKKGFVETIEKIAPNLNVSTYATQFTREDGLKDFADILTSNKQIDAVYSMDDETSIGVLQAIKEAGRTDIKVVTGGGGMQEYFKMMPENKEIWIQSALYSPAMVKDAVDVALKVLKGEEVEEVTIIPTTIVDRENYTEFLDDKSPY